One genomic window of Gossypium hirsutum isolate 1008001.06 chromosome D11, Gossypium_hirsutum_v2.1, whole genome shotgun sequence includes the following:
- the LOC107925806 gene encoding uncharacterized protein, which yields MATFPSPVERTVASALLLLSTQPPKLTIGCSDGETKGETSMSEENKLRLMPSNESESGSSSLTSHQLSSRKQQKLRIIAAVARCHEFKLKVVKRRRSKICWSSDDRKTSSFKSLISRNMATAETTSCLSSSSSGISSARSQPKSTTSKAEKIQRKRRIGGSNHMRCRAEAILKLLSGGCFAEVNIRRMLGDSPDTSKALRMLLKKEEVKRSGTGGQKDPYIYTIA from the exons ATGGCTACCTTTCCATCCCCGGTCGAACGAACTGTGGCTTCAGCTCTTCTCCTCCTTTCAACTCAACCTCCAAA gtTGACGATCGGTTGTAGTGATGGTGAGACGAAAGGAGAAACAAGCATGAGCGAAGAAAATAAGTTGAGATTGATGCCTTCGAATGAATCCGAATCCGGCAGTTCCTCTCTCACGAGCCATCAGTTATCTTCACGTAAGCAACAGAAGCTACGGATCATCGCAGCCGTGGCTCGTTGCCATGAGTTCAAGCTCAAG GTGGTGAAAAGGAGACGCTCGAAGATCTGCTGGAGCTCCGATGACCGGAAAACATCATCCTTCAAGTCATTAATCTCACGAAACATGGCCACGGCTGAGACGACATCGTGCTTGTCGAGCAGCTCAAGCGGCATCTCAAGCGCGCGAAGCCAACCTAAAAGTACGACGTCCAAAGCTGAGAAAATACAAAGGAAGAGGCGCATCGGCGGCTCCAATCACATGCGCTGCCGAGCCGAAGCCATTTTGAAATTGCTATCCGGCGGCTGCTTCGCTGAGGTTAACATCCGTCGAATGCTCGGCGACAGTCCAGACACTAGCAAAGCCCTTCGAAT GTTGTTAAAGAAGGAAGAAGTGAAAAGGTCAGGAACTGGAGGGCAAAAAGATCCTTATATTTACACG